CCGATGGGGCGAGCGCCACCGCCCGCTCGCGGGCCCGGGCATCTCGCGCCGTCGCGTCCGCCACGGAGCCGATGAGGGGCAGCTCCACGCCGAGCAGATCCTTGCGGCCGCCCGCGTCCAGCACCACGGCCAGCGCCGGGCCGGGCACCGGCGGCAGCAGCAGGGACTGGAGCATCAGATCGAAGTCGCCCTTGGCCCAGCGCGAGCGGAGGATGTTGCGAGGCTGCGGCTCCAGGGCGACCTTGTAGCCGCGGTCGTGGAGCTTCACCTGGATGCGCTCGGCCACCGCGCGCTGGTCCTCGTTGGTGGCGTCGTAGAGCAGCGTCACCGTCCTGCCGCCGCTCGAGGGCGGGGCGGCCGGGCGGGGCCTGGGCGCCTGGGACAGCAGCGCGGGCGGCAGCAGGTGCGGCATGGGCACGGCCGGAGCGCGGACGAAGAGGCGGGTGAGATCCTCGCGGTCGATGGCGCTCTCGAAGGCCTGGCGGAAGTCCGCCGGCACGCGGCGCGGCGAGAAGGTGAGGAAGGTGGCGTAGAGCGGCGGGCTCGTGAGGACGCCCGGCTCGGGGCGCACGCCCAGCGCCAGCTGCACCTCTCGCGCGCCCCACATCCGCGCGAGGCCCCGCTCATCCGTCGCGGTGAGCACGAGGCGATCCAGGTAGGGCCGGCCCTCCGGGTACCCGAGCCGAGCCTCCAGCCGTCCCGGCGTGGCGGTGGCGGCGAACGGGCCCAGCGAGGGGGCAACCGTCGTGAGCGGCAGGGCGAGCGCGGGGTGGCACAGCGCGCGCTCCATGTCCGGCCAGGGGAAGGAGAGCGGCAGCTCCACGATGGCGCCGCTGGAGGACAGCTGGCGGGCCTCTCCCTGGACGGGGAAGAGGAGCGCTCGGTACGGGGTGGGCGCCTCGGGGCCGGAGATCCGCGTCCACGCGCGAGCCAGCGTGGAGGCCAGCGCGAGCGAGGGCAGGGTGAGGCGCACCGTCTGGGCCATGGGCCGGGAGACGTCGCGGGCGATGCCCAGGTGAGGCGCCCCGCTCGTGTCGAGCCGGCACACGGGACGCGACTGCAGGCCGAAGAGCGTGGCGCGCACCGGCGAGTCCGCGAGGGTCGGATCGCCGAGCGGCTCGGTGGAGCCCGTGTGGGCCACCCGCAGCTCGCCCCCGTAGGGCAGGCGGCCGGCCGCGAGCCCGGGCGTGGCGCCGAGCAGGAGGAGGCAGGTGAGAGCGTGGCGGAGCGTCATGGCGCACCCTGGCGCATGAGGAAGACTTCACCGGAGCCGTCCGGGTGCCAGAGGCCCACCAGCACCTCGCGCTGCCGGTCTCCGTCCAGGTCCGCGGTGACGACGTGGAGCGCTCGGCCCGGGGGCAGGGCGCTCTGCCAGAGCACGCCGTGGCTCGTGGGATCGTCCCCGGAGAGCGGGTAGACGCGCACCACGTCTGGAACCGGGAAGAGCTGGGACGAGGTGGTGATCAGCTCCGGCGTCCCGTCCCCATCGAGATCTCCGAGCGCGCTGCCGGCTCCGATCCCCGGGATGCGGATGGCCGGCGCGGTGGCTCGCGGGTAGAGCGAGGCGGAGCCGTCCAGGTGGACGAAGAGCATGCGAGGCGGGACGATGCTCGCGGCGGTGAAGGGCGCGGGGACGGTGAGGATCCGTCCCTCGCCGAGCCGCACCTCCGGAGTGAACGTCGTCTGGCCGGCCGTGAAGGTGCCGCGCTCGCTGGCGCCCAGCGGGGCCGTGTCCAGCGGACCGATGGGACGCAGGGCGCCCTTGACGCGGTCGAGCACGAGCACCTCGCCGTGGGAGTAGCGCGCGGACCAGGCCGCGAGCCGTGGCGGCTGGGGGATGACGGCCACCATGCCGAAGGGCTCTCGGGGCGGCGAGGGGCTCAAGGGGATGCCGTCCAGCTCCCGCTGCGCCAGCAGGCGCCCGTCGTCGGCGTAGACGGAGACGGCGCGCTCGGTGAGGACGATCACCTCATCCTTGTTGTCGCCATCCAGGTCGCCCGCGGCGAGGGCGGCGGGGGCCTGCTCGAGCCGGACGAGCACCGCGCCCATGAGGCGCACCTGGCGAGGACCGCTCGACACCGCCGTCATCGAGGTGGAGGAGGACGTCAGCGGAGAGAGGGCGGCGAGCGCCAGGGCGCCCGCATCCGCCTCGACGACCTGGGCGAGGGCGGCGGCCGGCGTCGCGGGGCGGGTGGGCGTGCGCCCGGACCAGAAGTTCACCCACGTGCCCAGCACGTCACCGCGGGCGCTCAGCTCGCCGCTCTGCACGGAGACGGTGAGTCGCACGAGCGAGCGCGCGCCCCGGTCCCGGGCGAGGTTCTCGGCGGCCTCGGGAGAAGGGGCATCCAGCACGACGGCGCCCAGCTCCAGGCTGGCGAGCCGCGAGGCCAGCAGCGTCCCGAAGGCGCGCTGCAGCTCGGCGGAGGGGCTGCTCAGGTGCAGGGCGACAGGAGGCTCCGGCTTGAGCGCGCGCACGTCCTCGAGCACGAGCTGGACCAGCCGCTCGACGGAGGGCGGCCCGGCCGGCGAAGGAGCGGCGGGCGTGGTGCCTGCGGGCGCCAGAGCCGTCGTCCCCGCCGGAGCGGCGATGGGCCTCCTGGCCGGAGCCGTGGAGGCGGGGGGCTCGGCGGCCAGGGCGAGCGTGGACAGCAGGAGCGTGGCGAGAGCTCGGCGCACCGTCATCTCCGCTTGCCGTCCTCGAGGAAGAAGTTGCTCGTGTCCACCTGGCCGACAGGTGGCGCCTCGGCGGTGGGCTGGGTGCCCTCGAGGAAGGGCTCGAGCCGGCCGGGCATCGAGTTGCCCGCGAGCAGGCCGGTGGCCGGATCGACGCGCACCTGGACGATGCCGGGCGGCACCTCGAACTCGCGCGCCGGCAGGCCCTGGTGCGCCACGCGCATGAAGTCCAGCCAGATGGGCAGGGCGGCGCGGCCACCCGTCTCGGTGCTGCCCAGCGGGGTGTTGTCGTCGAAGCCCACCCAGGCGCTGGCGACCCAGTCCATGGTGAAGCCGGAGAACCAGGTGTCCTTGGACTCGTTGGTGGTGCCCGTCTTGCCGGCGGCGGGGCGGTTCAGCTCGCGCACCGCGGTGGCCGTGCCCTCCTCCACCACGGCGCGCATCAGCGTGACGGTGAGGTAGGCCACCGCCGGAGGCAGCGTCTCCTCGAAGGCCGGCGCGTGCTCCTCCAGCACCTTGCCCAGCGCCGTCTGCACGCGCAGCAGCGTGAGGGGCTCGGCGTAGCGGCCGTTGGCCTGGAGCGTGGCGTAGGCGTTGACGGCCTCCAGCATCGTCACCTCGCCCGTGCCGAGCGCCAGCGTGAGGTTCTCCGGCATCGTCGAGTGGATGCCCGCGCGGCGCGCATAGTCGATGGCCGCCGCCGGGGTGATGGCCTCGATGAGGCGCACGGAGACGGTGTTCTTGGACTTGGTGAGCGCGGTGCGCAGGGACATGGGGCCCTCGAACTTGCCGTCATAGTTCTTCGGCTTCCACTGCTTGCCGGTGTACTGGTCGCGCACGGCCTCGGGCGCGTCGTTCACCGTGCTCAGCGGCGTGAAGCGCCCGCTGCCCAGGGCCGCGGCGTAGATGAAGGGCTTGAAGGACGAGCCCGGCTGCCGCAGCGCCTGCGTGGCGCGGTTGAAGGGCGAGCGCTCGAAGTCGTAGCCGCCCACCATGGCCACCACGTGGCGGTTGGTGGGGTTGATCACCACCAGGCCGCCCTGCACCAGGGGGATCTGATCGAGCGTGGCCTCCACGGCGGCGGGCGCCGGCAGCGCCTTGAGGACGCGCACGCGCACCAGCTGGCCCGGCGCGAAGACGTCCGCGATGTTCGAGGGAGCGCCCTTGCCCTTCTGGCGGGCCCACTTCACGGTGGGGAAGGCGATCTCCGCGGTGCGGCCGATGAGATCCACCTTGGCGATGCCCTTCTTCTCATCCACCGCGGTGACGTAGCCGGTGAGGCGCAGGCCCTCCTTCAAGGGGCGCAGGCGGATGGAGCCCACCAGGGCCTGCTCGGCAGAGGGAGGCGCCTCGCCCTCGGGGGTGAGCTCGGGCCGCTGCTCCTCGGCGCCCTCCTCCTCCTCCGTGGGCTTGGGCTCCTCGCCCGCCTTCGCCAGCGGGGCGAGGTCCGCCACGTACTCCGCGTCCTTCTGTCGGCGGCCCGCCTCCTCGATGCGGTGGGAGATGAGTCCCTTGTAGCGATTGAAGCGCTCGGCCTCCAGGGTCCCCAGCGGACCGCGGTAGCCCTGGCGGCGATCCACCGCCTCCAGGCCGGTGCGCACCGACTCCTCCGCCACGGCCTGCAGCTTCGGCTGCATGGCGATCTCCACGCGCAGGCCGCCCTCGAGCACCGCCTCCTCGCCGTAGCGCTCGATGAGGGTGCGGCGGATCTCCGCCGCGTAGTATGCGCCCACCGGGGGCGGCGGCCGGGGCGCCAGGACGATGGGCTTGTCCAGCTCCGGCTCCACCTGCTCCTTGGGGAGGAAGCCGTGCTGCATGAGCTGGCCCAGCACGTACCGCTGGCGCGACTTGGCGCGCACCATGTTCGTCTCGGGGTTGATGCGGTGCGGAGACTGCGGAGTGCCCGCGAGCACCGCGGCCTCGCCGATGCTCAGGTCCTTGGCGTGCTTGCCGAAGTAGTAGAGCGCCGCCTCCTCCAGGCCGTAGCGCCGGTTCCCGTAGTAGATCTGGTTGATGTAGAGGTTGAGGATCTGATCCTTGGTGAGCGCCTCCTCCACGCGCGGGGTGAGGATCCACTCGCGGATCTTCCGGCCCAGGCTGCGCTCGGGAGTGAGCAGCAGGTTCTTCACCACCTGCTGGGTGATGGTGGAGGCGCCGGACTTGCGGCTGCCGGGGATGAGGTTCTTGATGGCCGCGCGGGTGATGCCGAAGAAGTCCAGGCCCTCATGCTTGTAGAAGTCCGCGTCCTCGGCGGCGAGGAACGCGTCTCGCACGTGCTTGGGCAGATCCTCGATGCGCACCAGCGTGCGGCGCTCCTTGAAGAACTCGGCGCACAGCGAGCCGTCGCCGCACGTCACCTTCGTCACCTGGGGCGGCTGGTAGTTGCGCAGGGCCTCCACCGACGGCAGCTCCCTGCTGAAGTAGAGGTAGGCGCCCACGCCCGTGGCCACCGCCAGCACCAGGCCCACGGCCCCGACGATGAGCAGCCGCTTCGTCCACTTCCAGATGCGAGCGCCGAGCCCGGGAGGCGAGGGCGGCGTCTGGGCCGGAGGTGGAGCCGCGGGCGGCTCGGGAGGGGTGGGGACTTCGGAAGGGTTGGGCATCGCTCGGGCCGGATTCATGAGGCTCGGTGAGAAGGGGACGCACGTTAGACCGATGTACGGGCAACGGGAACCGTCAGCTCCGCTGCCCGCTCCCAGGCCTCACAGGCCCGAGTCCTCGGAGAGTTGGTTGGCGGTGGGGCAGCAGGGCGGCGGCGCGCGAGCACCTCGGCGGCCCGGGCGTTCTCGTTGGCGCGCAGCCAGGCGAGGCCAGGCCTGCGAGCAAGTGGAGCTTCATGGTGGCCCTCCAAGCCGAAAAGGGCGCCAGTGTGGCCCTTGGGAGGCGCTTTGGGCCTCCCGGCCGCTTCAATGCGACGGCCATGCCAGCTGGAGTTCACTCGGGGGCCGCAGGCGGTGTGTCCTTCCAGCCACAGCCCTTCGGCTCGCTTCCCCATTGGCCGGGTGCGCCAGAACCGCGAGGTGATCGCCGCTCCCCTGCGTCGGGGGCAAACGCAGCTCACCTCTCTCAAATGTGAATAATCAGCTGATTTTTTTGTAACAGGCGGCCCGCAACCTCACGAAACAATGGCCATTCCCGTGAGTGAAAAATGACCGTGATGCATTCAATTCGTCGCACGTATAACTTTCCACACTGACTCGGTGAAGCGCCATCCATCCGTCCGAGGAAGCGCTTCGCCGGAAGGCCTTCCGAGGGGGGGGAAGGCCACAGCGGATGTGATGTCGCGAGGGCTGACTGAATGAGCGCTGTTGCCATGAGCATGGATGAGCCTCGTCGTCTCCTGGCGCTGTACAGGCTGGGGGTGCTCGATACCCCGGCGGAAGATCGCTTCGATCACATCGTCGCGATTGCCGCCAGCCTCTTCCACGTACCGTTGGTCGTGGTCGCGCTCACGGATGCGGAGCGTCACTGGTTCAAGGCGCGACATGGCTGGGACAGCACCTACGTGCCGCGCAATGAGGGCTTCTTCTGCCACGCGCTGAACGAGCCGGCGACCTTCGTCGTGACGGATGCCGCCTGGGACGACCGCTTCTTCGACCACCCGCTCGTCACGGAAGATCCGCGGGTGCGCTTCTTCGCCAGCCATGTGCTGCGCGCCCCGGACGGCAGCCCCGTCGGCACGCTGTGCCTCATGGACCATCGGCCCCGTGAGTTCTCGGAGGAGGATCGGTGCAGGCTCGCGAGCCTGTCCAACTGGGTGCGCATGGAGCTGGCCCCTTCCGGCTTGCAGCAGACGCGAGATGCGTTCCAGCTGGAGCGCTTCTTCGAGCTGTCCGTGGACATGCTTTGCATCAGCTCGCTGGAAGGGTACCTGCTCCGGTTCAATGACGCCCTGCTGCGCACCCTCGGCTATGGGCCCGAGGAGCTCCGGGCCCTGACGATGCAGGAGCTGATCCACCCGGAGGATCTGCCCGCGGTGAATGCGGAGATCCTGCGCACCGCTCAGGGGGAGACCCGGCTGAGCTTCGAGTACCGCATCCGCTGTCGCAACGGGGACTGGAAGTGGCTGCAGTGCAACTGCGCCTTCAACGCCAAGGAGGGCCTGTTCTACGCGGTGTCGAGAGATGTGACACAGCAGAAGAGGCTGGAGGCCGAGCGGCGCAGGGTGGAGCAGCTCAAGAACGAGTTCATCTCCACGGTGAGCCATGAGCTGCGCACGCCGCTGACGTCGATCCGAGGTGCGCTCAGCCTTCTGGAAGCAGGGGTGGTGGGGCCGCTACCGGAGACGGTGTCGGACATGGTGCACATCGCCAACAAGAACAGCGAGCGGCTGCTGCGTCTGATCAACGACATCCT
This DNA window, taken from Hyalangium gracile, encodes the following:
- a CDS encoding ABC transporter substrate-binding protein, which codes for MTLRHALTCLLLLGATPGLAAGRLPYGGELRVAHTGSTEPLGDPTLADSPVRATLFGLQSRPVCRLDTSGAPHLGIARDVSRPMAQTVRLTLPSLALASTLARAWTRISGPEAPTPYRALLFPVQGEARQLSSSGAIVELPLSFPWPDMERALCHPALALPLTTVAPSLGPFAATATPGRLEARLGYPEGRPYLDRLVLTATDERGLARMWGAREVQLALGVRPEPGVLTSPPLYATFLTFSPRRVPADFRQAFESAIDREDLTRLFVRAPAVPMPHLLPPALLSQAPRPRPAAPPSSGGRTVTLLYDATNEDQRAVAERIQVKLHDRGYKVALEPQPRNILRSRWAKGDFDLMLQSLLLPPVPGPALAVVLDAGGRKDLLGVELPLIGSVADATARDARARERAVALAPSVPILPLYAQGLGVRTAPELGGLVLDAQGLPVLDGVYLQPAEPSPAATQR
- a CDS encoding penicillin-binding protein 1A; translated protein: MPNPSEVPTPPEPPAAPPPAQTPPSPPGLGARIWKWTKRLLIVGAVGLVLAVATGVGAYLYFSRELPSVEALRNYQPPQVTKVTCGDGSLCAEFFKERRTLVRIEDLPKHVRDAFLAAEDADFYKHEGLDFFGITRAAIKNLIPGSRKSGASTITQQVVKNLLLTPERSLGRKIREWILTPRVEEALTKDQILNLYINQIYYGNRRYGLEEAALYYFGKHAKDLSIGEAAVLAGTPQSPHRINPETNMVRAKSRQRYVLGQLMQHGFLPKEQVEPELDKPIVLAPRPPPPVGAYYAAEIRRTLIERYGEEAVLEGGLRVEIAMQPKLQAVAEESVRTGLEAVDRRQGYRGPLGTLEAERFNRYKGLISHRIEEAGRRQKDAEYVADLAPLAKAGEEPKPTEEEEGAEEQRPELTPEGEAPPSAEQALVGSIRLRPLKEGLRLTGYVTAVDEKKGIAKVDLIGRTAEIAFPTVKWARQKGKGAPSNIADVFAPGQLVRVRVLKALPAPAAVEATLDQIPLVQGGLVVINPTNRHVVAMVGGYDFERSPFNRATQALRQPGSSFKPFIYAAALGSGRFTPLSTVNDAPEAVRDQYTGKQWKPKNYDGKFEGPMSLRTALTKSKNTVSVRLIEAITPAAAIDYARRAGIHSTMPENLTLALGTGEVTMLEAVNAYATLQANGRYAEPLTLLRVQTALGKVLEEHAPAFEETLPPAVAYLTVTLMRAVVEEGTATAVRELNRPAAGKTGTTNESKDTWFSGFTMDWVASAWVGFDDNTPLGSTETGGRAALPIWLDFMRVAHQGLPAREFEVPPGIVQVRVDPATGLLAGNSMPGRLEPFLEGTQPTAEAPPVGQVDTSNFFLEDGKRR
- a CDS encoding ATP-binding protein encodes the protein MSMDEPRRLLALYRLGVLDTPAEDRFDHIVAIAASLFHVPLVVVALTDAERHWFKARHGWDSTYVPRNEGFFCHALNEPATFVVTDAAWDDRFFDHPLVTEDPRVRFFASHVLRAPDGSPVGTLCLMDHRPREFSEEDRCRLASLSNWVRMELAPSGLQQTRDAFQLERFFELSVDMLCISSLEGYLLRFNDALLRTLGYGPEELRALTMQELIHPEDLPAVNAEILRTAQGETRLSFEYRIRCRNGDWKWLQCNCAFNAKEGLFYAVSRDVTQQKRLEAERRRVEQLKNEFISTVSHELRTPLTSIRGALSLLEAGVVGPLPETVSDMVHIANKNSERLLRLINDILDLEKVEAGQLDFRLEPLVLSELVTQAVEAHQGYAAQYGVGVELQLKAQGARVMVDGDRFTQVLANLLSNAIKFSPAGGRVRLRLERQEELLWVSVEDQGPGIPEAFRHRIFQKFAQADGSDARKRGGTGLGLAIARSLVERMGGRLDFTTREGVGTTFLVALSEHPPQRSENAPVEAESP
- a CDS encoding FG-GAP repeat domain-containing protein translates to MAAPAGTTALAPAGTTPAAPSPAGPPSVERLVQLVLEDVRALKPEPPVALHLSSPSAELQRAFGTLLASRLASLELGAVVLDAPSPEAAENLARDRGARSLVRLTVSVQSGELSARGDVLGTWVNFWSGRTPTRPATPAAALAQVVEADAGALALAALSPLTSSSTSMTAVSSGPRQVRLMGAVLVRLEQAPAALAAGDLDGDNKDEVIVLTERAVSVYADDGRLLAQRELDGIPLSPSPPREPFGMVAVIPQPPRLAAWSARYSHGEVLVLDRVKGALRPIGPLDTAPLGASERGTFTAGQTTFTPEVRLGEGRILTVPAPFTAASIVPPRMLFVHLDGSASLYPRATAPAIRIPGIGAGSALGDLDGDGTPELITTSSQLFPVPDVVRVYPLSGDDPTSHGVLWQSALPPGRALHVVTADLDGDRQREVLVGLWHPDGSGEVFLMRQGAP